In the genome of Chloroflexota bacterium, one region contains:
- a CDS encoding aspartate kinase → MARIVQKYGGTSVGDADRIRSVAQRILSTRAKGNDVVVVVSAMGDTTDHLIDLAHQITKNPDEREMDLLLSTGELVSSALLAMALRNVGQEAVSLSGLQAGIRTEARFGRARITDIDPKRIVKELDKGRVVIVAGFQGFTDELDVTTLGRGGSDTTAVALAASLKAARCERFTDVEGVYTADPRLVPEARKLKDISYDEMLELASYGAKVMHPRAVELGGVYNVPIFVASSFTSAPGTLIHGDALMEPGNKLRGIAHDTDMAKVTILGVPDRPGVAAALFEPICTTHIRIDSIVQNTSAGGVTDMTFTVALGDLNKAVQKIEPAIKSLGAKGWSADEKLAKISIVGSAMKKTPGYAARAFQALYEAGINIDMLTTSEIRITAIIEKSHLAAAARALHKAFGLDSLDKDQG, encoded by the coding sequence GTGGCAAGAATCGTGCAGAAGTACGGCGGCACCTCCGTCGGCGATGCCGACCGCATCAGGAGCGTCGCCCAGCGCATCCTCTCCACGCGGGCCAAGGGGAATGACGTGGTGGTGGTGGTCTCCGCCATGGGCGATACCACGGACCACCTGATAGACCTGGCGCACCAGATCACCAAAAATCCCGATGAGCGGGAGATGGACCTCCTGCTCTCCACCGGCGAGCTCGTCTCCAGCGCGCTCCTGGCGATGGCCTTGCGCAACGTGGGACAGGAGGCGGTGAGCCTCAGCGGCCTCCAGGCGGGCATCCGCACGGAGGCGCGGTTCGGCCGGGCGCGCATCACGGACATTGACCCCAAGCGCATCGTGAAGGAGCTGGACAAGGGGCGCGTCGTCATCGTCGCCGGCTTCCAGGGCTTCACCGATGAGCTGGATGTAACGACGCTCGGCAGAGGGGGCTCCGACACGACGGCCGTGGCCCTGGCGGCGAGCCTGAAGGCGGCGCGCTGCGAGCGCTTCACGGATGTGGAGGGCGTCTACACGGCGGACCCGCGCCTGGTGCCGGAGGCGCGGAAGCTGAAGGACATCAGCTACGACGAGATGCTGGAGCTGGCGAGCTACGGCGCGAAGGTCATGCACCCCAGGGCCGTGGAATTGGGCGGCGTCTACAATGTCCCCATCTTCGTCGCCTCCAGCTTCACCAGCGCCCCCGGCACGCTGATCCACGGCGACGCGCTGATGGAGCCGGGGAACAAGCTGCGGGGCATCGCGCACGATACCGATATGGCGAAGGTGACTATCCTGGGCGTGCCCGATAGGCCGGGAGTAGCCGCCGCCCTCTTCGAGCCGATCTGCACAACCCATATCCGCATTGACTCCATCGTGCAGAATACCAGCGCAGGCGGCGTGACGGACATGACCTTCACCGTGGCCCTGGGCGACCTGAACAAGGCGGTGCAGAAGATCGAGCCGGCCATCAAGAGCCTGGGAGCGAAGGGCTGGAGCGCCGATGAGAAGCTGGCGAAGATCAGCATCGTGGGCTCGGCGATGAAGAAGACGCCGGGCTATGCGGCGCGGGCCTTCCAGGCGCTCTACGAGGCGGGAATCAACATTGATATGCTGACAACCTCGGAGATCCGCATCACGGCGATCATCGAGAAGTCGCACTTGGCCGCTGCGGCGAGGGCGCTGCATAAGGCCTTCGGCCTGGACTCGCTCGACAAGGACCAGGGATAA
- a CDS encoding glycosyltransferase family 2 protein produces the protein MQETFLSIVIPAYNEEHRLPGSLKAILDYLGRQSYTAEVIVADDGSADGTAKAAEAFAGGATPVRVLRLAHRGKGHAVKKGMLAAKGQWRFQCDADLAIPIEQAARFLPPALTDAEIGVGSREAPGAKRYNEPWHRHAMGRIFNGVIRLTAVPKVQDTQCGFKIYKGEAAERLFTLQRLDGFAFDVEILYLARKMKLRMKDVAIDWRHNRDSRIRAVHDTLGMLSDIARIRWSSLRGRYRIKG, from the coding sequence TTGCAAGAGACTTTCCTCAGCATCGTGATACCGGCCTATAACGAGGAGCACCGCCTGCCCGGGAGCCTGAAGGCCATCCTGGACTACCTGGGACGGCAGAGCTACACCGCCGAGGTGATCGTGGCCGACGACGGCAGCGCCGACGGCACGGCGAAGGCGGCGGAGGCCTTTGCCGGAGGCGCGACGCCGGTACGGGTGCTGCGCCTGGCGCACCGGGGCAAGGGCCACGCGGTGAAGAAAGGGATGCTTGCCGCAAAGGGGCAGTGGCGCTTCCAGTGCGACGCCGACCTGGCGATTCCCATCGAGCAGGCGGCGCGCTTCCTGCCCCCGGCGCTGACGGATGCGGAGATCGGCGTCGGCTCGCGGGAGGCGCCTGGGGCGAAGCGCTACAACGAGCCGTGGCACCGGCACGCGATGGGGCGCATCTTCAACGGCGTCATCCGGCTGACGGCGGTGCCGAAGGTGCAGGATACGCAGTGCGGCTTCAAGATCTACAAAGGAGAGGCCGCCGAGCGGCTCTTCACACTCCAGCGGCTGGACGGCTTCGCCTTTGACGTGGAGATCCTTTACCTGGCGCGGAAGATGAAACTGCGCATGAAGGATGTGGCGATAGACTGGCGGCACAACCGGGATAGCCGCATCCGCGCGGTGCACGATACGCTGGGGATGCTGAGCGATATCGCGCGCATCAGGTGGAGCAGCCTGCGGGGGAGATACCGCATCAAAGGATAA
- a CDS encoding CoA-binding protein: protein MKSPDLKKLFKENKVIVVVGLSPNPARDSHRVALYMQRQGYRIIPVNPTVDEVLGERSYPNLTAIPEKVDVVDVFRRPEEVVPIAKEAVAIKAKVLWLQDGVVNHEAAAIAEQGGLDVVMDDCMLRQHGRLMREE, encoded by the coding sequence ATGAAAAGTCCAGACCTGAAGAAGCTATTCAAAGAGAACAAGGTCATCGTAGTGGTGGGGCTTTCGCCGAACCCGGCGCGCGATAGCCACCGTGTAGCGCTCTATATGCAGCGGCAAGGCTACCGCATCATCCCGGTGAACCCAACGGTGGATGAAGTGCTGGGCGAAAGATCGTACCCCAATCTGACCGCCATCCCCGAGAAGGTGGATGTGGTGGACGTCTTCCGGCGGCCGGAGGAGGTTGTGCCCATCGCGAAGGAGGCCGTGGCAATCAAGGCGAAGGTGCTGTGGCTCCAGGACGGCGTGGTGAACCACGAGGCGGCGGCCATCGCGGAGCAGGGCGGCCTGGACGTGGTGATGGACGATTGCATGCTGCGGCAGCACGGGCGGCTGATGCGGGAAGAGTAG
- a CDS encoding polyprenol monophosphomannose synthase — MQTTVVIPTYNEAANLPELVHRIMAQGIPDLRILFVDDSSPDGTAELAERLSQKHGGRIGVLKRPGKQGLGTAYIAGFREALKQGADYIIEMDADLSHAPEELPRMLEAIKACDVVVGSRWTRGGGADKSWGVGRRFVSKGGSLFARVVLGLRVKDTTTGFKCFRRAALEAISWEKVKSQGFAFQVEVAYACERRGFKVVELPITFANRARGKSKMSMGIVVEALRRVVAIRLKSHA; from the coding sequence ATGCAGACCACAGTCGTCATCCCCACGTATAACGAAGCGGCGAACCTGCCGGAGCTGGTGCATCGCATCATGGCGCAAGGCATCCCGGACCTGCGCATCCTTTTTGTGGACGATAGCTCGCCGGACGGCACGGCTGAGCTGGCGGAGCGGCTTTCCCAGAAGCATGGCGGGCGCATCGGCGTGCTAAAGCGACCAGGGAAACAGGGGCTGGGGACGGCCTACATCGCGGGTTTTCGCGAGGCGCTGAAGCAAGGGGCGGACTACATCATCGAGATGGACGCCGACCTTTCGCACGCGCCAGAGGAGCTGCCGCGGATGCTGGAGGCGATCAAGGCGTGCGATGTGGTGGTGGGCTCGCGGTGGACCAGGGGCGGCGGCGCGGACAAGAGCTGGGGCGTTGGACGGAGGTTCGTGAGCAAGGGCGGCTCGCTCTTTGCCCGGGTGGTGCTGGGCCTGCGGGTAAAGGACACCACCACCGGGTTCAAGTGCTTCCGCCGGGCGGCGCTGGAGGCGATCTCCTGGGAGAAGGTGAAGAGCCAAGGGTTCGCCTTCCAGGTAGAGGTGGCATATGCCTGTGAGCGGCGCGGCTTCAAGGTGGTGGAGCTGCCCATCACCTTCGCGAACCGGGCCAGAGGGAAGTCCAAGATGTCCATGGGGATCGTGGTGGAGGCGCTGCGGCGGGTGGTCGCGATACGGTTGAAGAGCCACGCATAG
- a CDS encoding tetratricopeptide repeat protein: protein MVAERTEEKIRVKRERAKQAIDLAMASKWDEAIAVNRAILSDFHDDIEALNRLGKALSETGKLGEARECFNKVLAHSPGNSIAKKNLERLGLVKQSKAVAKTQQTRVPPSFFIEETGKTGVTTLMDKAAAGILAQISAGEQVTLERDGNRLTVTNANGEYLGTVNPKIGLRLVNMMKGGNRYAAAIAGITGQEIKVFIKESYQHPNLRGKPSFSRKGMEEIRPFMLENDSRSDEDDAAEFGTAENWKSDLREEIEEVAAIARTARRMHADDETE from the coding sequence ATGGTTGCAGAAAGAACAGAAGAGAAGATTCGAGTCAAGCGAGAGCGGGCGAAGCAAGCCATTGACCTGGCGATGGCCAGCAAGTGGGATGAGGCCATCGCCGTGAATCGGGCGATCCTTTCCGACTTTCACGATGACATCGAGGCGCTGAACCGCCTGGGGAAGGCCCTGAGCGAGACGGGCAAGCTGGGCGAGGCGCGCGAGTGCTTCAACAAGGTGCTGGCGCACTCTCCCGGGAACAGCATCGCCAAGAAGAACCTTGAGCGGCTGGGCCTGGTGAAACAAAGCAAGGCCGTGGCGAAGACGCAGCAGACGCGGGTGCCCCCGAGCTTCTTCATCGAAGAGACGGGGAAGACGGGCGTGACGACGCTGATGGACAAGGCCGCCGCCGGCATCCTGGCGCAGATCTCCGCCGGGGAGCAGGTGACGCTGGAGCGCGACGGGAACCGCCTGACGGTGACGAACGCGAACGGCGAGTACCTGGGAACGGTGAACCCGAAGATCGGCCTGCGCCTGGTGAACATGATGAAGGGCGGGAACCGCTACGCCGCCGCCATCGCGGGGATCACGGGGCAGGAGATCAAGGTCTTCATCAAGGAGAGCTACCAGCACCCGAACCTGCGGGGGAAGCCTTCGTTCTCTCGCAAGGGGATGGAGGAGATCCGCCCGTTCATGCTGGAGAACGACAGCCGGAGCGACGAGGACGACGCGGCCGAGTTCGGCACGGCTGAGAACTGGAAGAGCGATCTGCGGGAAGAGATCGAAGAGGTGGCGGCCATCGCAAGGACGGCCCGCCGGATGCACGCGGACGACGAGACGGAATAA
- a CDS encoding cob(I)yrinic acid a,c-diamide adenosyltransferase, with protein MGIVTKTGDTGETGLLYGGRVPKSDPRLEAYGTIDEAVSALGLARALSRYAKVKGWILRLQKELFAVAAELAIDVKEYGTFDKHFKRVSKEMVEGLERLIEEVEQEVAMPPTFIVPGATAASGALDLARTIVRRAERRIIELKGQGLVQNPEIIRYINRLSDTIYALARYENKETDPEILVGRRS; from the coding sequence ATGGGCATCGTGACCAAGACGGGCGACACGGGCGAGACGGGGCTGCTCTACGGCGGCCGGGTGCCGAAGAGCGACCCGCGGCTGGAGGCGTACGGGACGATTGACGAGGCGGTTTCGGCGCTGGGGCTGGCGCGGGCCCTTTCGCGGTACGCAAAGGTAAAGGGGTGGATCCTGCGGCTCCAGAAGGAGCTCTTTGCCGTGGCGGCGGAGCTGGCGATTGACGTGAAGGAGTACGGGACGTTCGATAAGCACTTCAAGCGGGTGTCCAAGGAGATGGTGGAGGGCTTGGAGCGGCTCATCGAGGAGGTGGAGCAGGAGGTGGCGATGCCGCCGACCTTCATCGTGCCCGGGGCGACGGCGGCATCGGGCGCGTTAGACCTGGCGAGGACGATCGTGCGGCGGGCGGAGCGGCGGATCATCGAGCTGAAGGGACAGGGGCTCGTACAGAACCCGGAAATCATCCGGTACATCAACCGGCTTTCGGACACCATCTATGCGCTGGCACGCTATGAGAACAAAGAGACAGACCCGGAGATCCTTGTTGGACGCCGCTCGTAG
- a CDS encoding alpha/beta hydrolase gives MRWHAMRTKRQTRRSLLDAARRRLVILASLLAALALAVSACSSGGGGGSSGQSIFITADDGLVLRGKYYASGLTTHSIILAHAYDSSQKSWGAFKDSLVARGYAVFAIDFRGHGDSPGKKEPGIADADLTAAYRYVRRITNNQGKVFLIGASLGGTAALKVAAREETQGVIALSAPTTIRGLEAGADVPRIAEAKLFIAAQSDGRYATDAQAMFDAAREPKQIQLVSGSAHGTDLLKGSNADRVRSLIFDFLDKNK, from the coding sequence ATGCGCTGGCACGCTATGAGAACAAAGAGACAGACCCGGAGATCCTTGTTGGACGCCGCTCGTAGGCGCCTCGTCATCCTGGCATCGCTGCTGGCGGCGCTGGCGCTGGCCGTGAGCGCGTGCTCTTCCGGCGGCGGGGGCGGGAGCTCGGGGCAGTCCATCTTCATCACCGCCGACGACGGGCTTGTGCTTCGGGGGAAGTATTACGCCAGCGGGCTGACGACGCACTCGATCATCCTGGCGCACGCGTATGACTCGAGCCAGAAATCATGGGGAGCGTTCAAGGACAGCCTAGTCGCGCGGGGGTACGCCGTCTTCGCGATAGATTTCCGTGGGCACGGCGATTCGCCTGGGAAGAAGGAGCCGGGGATCGCGGACGCGGACCTGACGGCGGCCTATCGCTATGTGCGCAGAATCACCAATAACCAAGGGAAGGTCTTCCTGATCGGCGCGAGTCTGGGCGGAACGGCGGCGCTGAAGGTGGCGGCGAGGGAGGAGACGCAGGGCGTCATCGCGCTTTCGGCGCCGACGACGATCCGCGGCCTGGAGGCAGGGGCGGACGTGCCGCGGATCGCGGAGGCGAAGCTCTTCATCGCGGCGCAGAGCGACGGCAGGTACGCCACGGACGCCCAGGCGATGTTCGACGCGGCGCGGGAGCCGAAGCAGATCCAACTGGTTTCCGGCAGCGCCCACGGGACGGACCTGCTGAAAGGCTCAAACGCCGACCGGGTGCGCAGCCTGATCTTCGATTTCCTCGACAAGAACAAGTAG
- the hisH gene encoding imidazole glycerol phosphate synthase subunit HisH, translating into MAAPRIAIIDYGAGNLRSVAKAFEAVGFPGKVTTDPAEALKADAVVLPGVGAAGDTMTSLGARGMIPAIKETIAKGKPFFGVCLGLQLLFDSSEEGSTECLGVLHGRVRHFPKSVKAPHMGWNQVRVKGSQALFEGVPNDSNFYFVHSYYAELAEKKHVIGETDYGVTFCSVYAKGNLVATQFHPEKSGGPGVRLYRNFVTNIVGAKGRGRA; encoded by the coding sequence ATGGCAGCGCCAAGGATCGCCATTATTGATTATGGGGCGGGCAACCTTCGCAGCGTCGCCAAGGCGTTTGAGGCGGTAGGCTTCCCCGGCAAAGTGACCACGGACCCGGCAGAGGCGCTGAAGGCGGACGCTGTTGTGCTGCCCGGAGTGGGCGCCGCCGGGGATACGATGACGAGCCTTGGCGCGCGGGGGATGATTCCCGCCATTAAGGAGACCATCGCCAAGGGGAAGCCGTTCTTCGGCGTGTGCCTGGGCCTGCAGCTGCTCTTCGATAGCTCGGAAGAGGGGAGCACAGAGTGCCTGGGCGTCCTGCACGGCAGGGTGCGGCACTTCCCCAAGTCAGTGAAGGCGCCGCATATGGGGTGGAACCAGGTGCGGGTGAAGGGGTCGCAGGCGCTCTTTGAGGGCGTGCCGAACGATTCGAACTTCTATTTCGTCCACAGCTATTACGCGGAGCTGGCGGAGAAGAAGCATGTCATCGGAGAGACGGATTACGGGGTGACGTTCTGCAGCGTCTACGCCAAGGGCAACCTGGTGGCGACGCAGTTTCACCCGGAGAAGAGCGGCGGCCCTGGGGTGCGGCTCTACCGGAACTTCGTCACGAACATCGTGGGGGCGAAGGGAAGAGGCAGGGCCTAG
- the hisA gene encoding 1-(5-phosphoribosyl)-5-[(5-phosphoribosylamino)methylideneamino]imidazole-4-carboxamide isomerase: protein MFDVIPAIDIRDGKAVRLFQGDFAKETVFSEDPVSVARGWEEAGAPRIHVVDLDGAKSGQPAHTRLIREIVRGVGRPVQVGGGLRTIEAMRELLEIGVARTILGTAAAEDPSLVKEAVAAFGDAVVVGVDAKDGIVATHGWRQAQRLTAVNLIKSMDWLGVKRFVYTDIARDGALTGPNFKALEEILSITKAKIVASGGVSSIHQLKQLAEIGAEGAIVGRAVYTGEVDLRAAVQAMGEGHHGHGKRHSHKFKPERMAILTAPERKSSLDPERVLSLLPLHERQTMADVGCGPGYFTIPLARRLVKGKVYAFDVQEAMLEAARKSVAAAGVKNVEVARTEETELPVPSESLDGAFLAFILHEVEGSLTDYMAMLKRKVTPGGWVAILDWKKESMEDGPPLHERLTEAEVRALGEAGGLGFAREVAVNAKQYLVLFTRA from the coding sequence ATGTTTGACGTTATCCCCGCAATAGATATCCGCGATGGGAAGGCTGTCCGCCTCTTCCAAGGAGACTTTGCCAAGGAGACGGTCTTTTCCGAGGACCCGGTGAGCGTCGCGCGTGGGTGGGAGGAGGCAGGGGCGCCGCGCATCCACGTGGTGGACCTAGACGGCGCAAAGAGCGGCCAGCCGGCGCATACGCGCCTCATCCGGGAGATCGTGCGCGGCGTGGGGCGGCCCGTCCAGGTGGGCGGGGGACTGCGCACCATCGAAGCGATGCGGGAACTCCTCGAGATCGGCGTGGCGCGCACCATCCTGGGGACGGCAGCGGCGGAGGACCCATCGCTGGTGAAGGAGGCGGTGGCGGCCTTCGGCGACGCGGTGGTGGTGGGCGTGGATGCGAAGGACGGCATCGTGGCGACCCACGGGTGGCGGCAGGCGCAACGGCTGACGGCAGTAAATCTTATCAAGTCCATGGACTGGCTTGGGGTGAAGCGCTTTGTCTATACGGATATCGCCAGGGACGGCGCGCTGACGGGGCCGAACTTCAAGGCGTTGGAAGAGATCCTCAGCATCACCAAGGCAAAGATCGTCGCGTCCGGGGGCGTTTCGTCCATCCACCAGCTGAAGCAGCTCGCTGAGATCGGGGCTGAGGGGGCCATCGTGGGGCGGGCGGTCTACACGGGCGAGGTGGACCTGCGCGCGGCGGTGCAGGCGATGGGAGAAGGGCACCATGGACATGGGAAGCGCCATTCGCACAAGTTCAAGCCGGAACGGATGGCAATCCTGACGGCTCCCGAGCGAAAGAGCTCGCTGGACCCGGAGCGCGTCCTTTCCCTGCTACCGCTGCACGAGCGGCAGACGATGGCGGACGTGGGCTGCGGGCCAGGGTATTTCACCATCCCCCTAGCCAGACGGCTAGTGAAGGGGAAGGTCTACGCCTTCGACGTGCAGGAGGCGATGCTGGAGGCGGCGCGGAAGAGCGTAGCGGCCGCAGGGGTGAAAAACGTCGAGGTGGCGCGGACGGAGGAGACGGAGCTTCCCGTGCCTTCGGAAAGCCTGGACGGGGCCTTCTTGGCCTTCATCCTGCACGAGGTGGAGGGCTCGCTGACGGACTATATGGCGATGCTGAAGCGAAAGGTGACGCCCGGCGGCTGGGTGGCCATCCTGGACTGGAAGAAGGAATCGATGGAGGATGGGCCGCCGCTTCATGAGCGGCTGACGGAGGCCGAGGTGCGCGCCCTGGGCGAGGCGGGCGGCCTGGGGTTCGCGCGAGAGGTCGCGGTGAACGCGAAGCAGTACCTCGTGCTCTTCACGAGGGCGTGA
- a CDS encoding amino acid permease, which produces MMETETRLARKLGLREAVFIGLGSMIGAGIFTALNPAAEAAGEGLLMGLGLAGIVAFCNASSSAQLARLYPKSGGTYVYATRQINSFSGWIAGWAFIVGKLASCAAAALTFGYYVRQDQAHLLAMLTVIALTAITYHSITKTALATTVMVLIVLGALGAVVVTALAGERRAELGPLTTEHGWYGVLQSGGILFFAFAGYARIGTLGEEVREPKRSIPLAIMIAFGITFAVYFAIAISGLLVIGAEGLAATNAPLVEVVKEAGGSGVAPLVRIGAAVAALGVLLSLIAGISRTTFSMASDGRLPGRLAAVHPRHKVPHVAALAIGAILLVVVSFADLRGAIGFSAFTVLLYYAITNASAFTLERERRFYPRAFPILGFIGCVVLAFTLPTQSLIVGGGVMIAGALVYALQRRTPANQAGNVHN; this is translated from the coding sequence GTGATGGAGACGGAGACGCGACTGGCGCGGAAGCTGGGATTGCGGGAGGCGGTCTTCATCGGGCTTGGCTCGATGATCGGCGCGGGGATCTTCACGGCGCTCAACCCGGCAGCGGAGGCGGCAGGGGAGGGCCTGCTCATGGGACTTGGACTGGCGGGGATCGTGGCATTCTGCAATGCCAGCTCATCGGCGCAACTGGCGCGGCTGTATCCGAAATCGGGCGGCACGTATGTCTACGCCACCAGGCAGATCAACAGCTTCTCCGGGTGGATCGCCGGGTGGGCGTTCATCGTGGGGAAGCTGGCGAGCTGCGCCGCGGCAGCGCTGACGTTCGGGTATTACGTCCGGCAGGACCAGGCGCACCTCCTGGCGATGCTGACGGTGATCGCGCTGACGGCCATCACGTACCACAGCATCACGAAGACGGCGCTGGCAACGACAGTGATGGTGCTCATCGTGCTCGGGGCGCTGGGGGCCGTAGTCGTCACGGCGCTGGCGGGAGAGCGCCGGGCGGAGCTTGGGCCGCTGACGACGGAGCACGGCTGGTACGGCGTCTTGCAATCGGGAGGCATCCTCTTCTTCGCCTTCGCGGGCTATGCGCGCATAGGGACGCTGGGCGAAGAGGTGCGCGAGCCGAAGCGCTCCATCCCCCTGGCGATCATGATCGCATTCGGCATCACGTTCGCGGTCTACTTTGCCATCGCGATCAGCGGGCTGCTGGTGATCGGCGCGGAGGGGCTGGCGGCAACGAACGCTCCCCTGGTGGAGGTGGTGAAGGAGGCCGGGGGCTCAGGGGTCGCGCCGCTGGTCCGCATCGGCGCGGCGGTGGCGGCGCTGGGCGTACTGCTTTCGCTCATCGCGGGCATCAGCCGGACGACGTTCTCGATGGCCTCCGATGGGCGATTGCCGGGCAGGCTGGCGGCGGTCCATCCCCGGCACAAGGTGCCGCATGTCGCGGCCCTGGCGATCGGGGCGATCTTGCTGGTAGTGGTCAGCTTCGCCGACCTGCGCGGGGCGATCGGCTTCAGCGCGTTCACGGTGCTGTTGTACTACGCCATCACGAACGCCTCCGCCTTTACCCTGGAGCGGGAGCGGCGATTCTATCCAAGAGCCTTCCCGATCCTCGGCTTCATCGGGTGCGTTGTGCTGGCCTTCACCTTGCCGACGCAATCGCTCATCGTGGGAGGCGGCGTCATGATCGCCGGGGCGCTCGTCTACGCCCTCCAACGGCGCACACCGGCGAATCAGGCCGGGAACGTGCATAATTAG
- the hisF gene encoding imidazole glycerol phosphate synthase subunit HisF — MLTKRIIPCLDVDRGRVVKGVSFVNLRDAGDPADLAEFYNREGADELVFLDITASSDNRETMVDVVKRVSEKVFIPLTVGGGIRSVEDMRRMLESGADKVSVNSAAVQRPGLISEGAKRFGNQCIVLAIDAKRIDRKHPSGVKGAPAIGPQSKWEVYTHGGRKPTGIDAVRWAKLGTELGAGEILLTSMDADGQKTGYDLELTRAVSEAVNVPVIASGGGGELAHFYDGLTTGKADAALAASVFHYGTFRISEVKRYLAKRGVPVRMTATEPPRGKSATAATARKAQA, encoded by the coding sequence ATGCTTACGAAACGCATCATCCCCTGTTTAGACGTTGACCGCGGGCGCGTGGTGAAGGGCGTCAGCTTTGTGAACCTGCGCGACGCGGGAGACCCTGCGGACCTGGCGGAGTTCTACAACCGCGAAGGGGCGGACGAGCTGGTCTTCCTGGATATCACGGCCAGCTCCGATAACCGGGAGACGATGGTGGATGTGGTGAAGCGCGTCTCCGAGAAGGTCTTTATCCCGCTGACCGTGGGCGGCGGGATACGGAGCGTGGAGGATATGCGGCGGATGCTGGAGTCCGGGGCGGACAAGGTCTCCGTCAACTCGGCGGCGGTGCAGCGGCCGGGGCTCATCAGCGAAGGGGCGAAGCGCTTCGGGAACCAGTGCATCGTGCTGGCGATAGATGCGAAGCGCATTGACCGAAAGCATCCCTCGGGCGTGAAGGGCGCGCCCGCGATCGGGCCGCAGTCCAAGTGGGAGGTCTACACACACGGGGGGCGGAAGCCGACGGGAATAGACGCGGTGCGATGGGCGAAGCTGGGAACGGAGCTTGGGGCAGGAGAAATCCTGTTGACGAGCATGGACGCCGACGGGCAGAAGACGGGCTACGACCTGGAGCTGACGCGGGCCGTTTCAGAGGCGGTGAATGTGCCGGTCATCGCGAGCGGCGGCGGGGGCGAGCTGGCGCACTTCTACGACGGGCTAACGACCGGCAAGGCCGACGCGGCCCTGGCGGCGAGCGTCTTCCACTACGGGACGTTCCGCATCAGCGAGGTGAAGCGGTACCTGGCGAAGCGGGGCGTGCCGGTGCGGATGACGGCAACGGAGCCGCCGAGGGGCAAGAGCGCCACAGCGGCCACGGCACGGAAGGCGCAGGCTTAA
- a CDS encoding Zn-ribbon domain-containing OB-fold protein, whose protein sequence is MTTQQEQRPIPVPDASSAPFFDGAKQGRLMMQRCKNCGAWHHPVRTYCDDCLSPNLVWQQASGRGEVYNFALMHYVYHPAFAKEVPYNLTVVKLEEGPLVETNLIECKNSEIKIGLPVEVTYVKLSDEVTVPKFRPAGKR, encoded by the coding sequence ATGACCACCCAACAAGAACAGAGACCCATCCCCGTTCCCGATGCCTCCTCCGCGCCCTTCTTCGATGGCGCAAAGCAGGGCAGGCTCATGATGCAGCGCTGTAAGAACTGCGGCGCTTGGCATCACCCCGTGCGAACCTACTGTGACGACTGCCTCTCGCCGAACCTCGTCTGGCAGCAGGCCAGCGGCAGAGGCGAGGTCTACAACTTCGCACTCATGCACTACGTCTACCACCCTGCCTTCGCGAAGGAGGTCCCCTATAACCTCACCGTTGTGAAGCTGGAGGAAGGCCCGCTAGTGGAGACGAACTTGATCGAATGCAAGAACAGCGAGATCAAGATCGGCTTGCCCGTGGAAGTCACCTACGTGAAGCTCTCTGATGAGGTGACCGTGCCGAAGTTCCGCCCGGCCGGGAAGCGTTAA